The Vibrio diazotrophicus DNA window TGTTGGCAATGTTTATATAGAAGTTAGGGTCTTGTTTGTTTAACCCTATATTTTCAAAGCAAAAATAACCTTTGATGAATGGTGCTAACCCTACCCGTTGGAAAGCGGCTTTTATATCCTGTTCACGAGAATCCGCTGCGTTTGTTGCAACGTAGATTTCATGTTTGCGAGAAAGTATCTCCAGTGTTTCTAATGCGCCATCAACCGCTTTAACGATCGGCCAATCACACATCTTGCCTGGTACGTCGACAAAATCGACCATCAGCGTATCGCCCCAATCGAAAAGATAAATCGAAGACATTTCATTTCCTTATGTTGTTGCTAAACAAACCTGTACTGATTACTCAAGTATGGATTTGCCTTCAATCAAGTAGCGAGAAGTGAAGAGACAAGATAGCCCGTAGAGTTAATCATTCATCAAATCATTGAGTTGAGAACTCAACCATCGTATTCCTTACTAAACAGGACTTCAACCATATACATTTCCGCGCAGTACCCTTAATTTCACACCATAATCACTTTGTTACGGTACGTATCTCCTTTACGAAGAAGCCGGATACTGACACTATCTATACATCACTCACCTTGTCTATAAAAGCGAATAGCTATGAATATCCTAATCACCGGAGCGACTAGCGGCATCGGCTATGAACTCACAAAATTACTGGCTTCGAAAGGCCATAACATTGTTGCGACTGGCAGAAACACCGACAAACTTGCCGAGTTACAAGCGGCGACTCAATGCTTCACCATTGAGGCAGATTTAAGTTGTGCCACTCAAACGGTCGAGATGTTTAACAAAGCCTATCATCAGCTAGGCAAACTGGATGTGTTAATCAACAACGCTGGCATGAACTCGAGAAAATGTGCCATTGAAGAGTTCACTCTGGAAGAATTTGATCACCAGTATGCTGTGAATCTGCGTGCTCCTGCTCTGTTGAGCCGAGAAGCGTTGACCGTAATGAAACCGTTGAAGAAGGGGTTCATTATTAATGTCGTCAGCACAGTGGCAAAACGCGCCAACGAAACCATGAGCGTCTACACAGCGATGAAACAAGGCTTTGCGGGTTTCAGCTCAATACTCATGAAAGAAGCGCAGCCACATGGCATTAAAGTAACGACGTTATTTCCGGGCGGTACGGACACTAACTTCCGCGAAGTAGAACGCCCTCAATATATGAGTGCGAAGAGTGCTGCCTACACCATCAACCAGATCTTAGAACTTCCAGAAGATGTGGTGATGCATGAGATGGTCTTCCGTCCACCAGTCGAACTCGAATAACCTTCAAAGACAGAATTCGGGGCAAACAGATGCCCCGAATGATCTTCATCCTCTCACCACATATCGCCTCTGAACTCGCCACCTTGTTATCTGTTTTCTAACGTGTAAAAAACCTCTAGAATGCGCCCGTTGAAATAGGTTTTAGGTACATTAGTTGAAACTCAGCAAACGACTCAAACAAATTGACCAGATGATCACAGCATCTTATGACCATATTTGGGACTGCTGTTGTGACCACGGTTTTCTTGGCGCTTCCTTACTAAACAGACAAGCAGCAGCCAATATCCATTTTGTTGATATTGTTCCAAGCCTAATGGCAGAGGTAGAAAGTAAACTACAGCGCTTTTATGCTCATTCATCGTCTAAATGGCATACCCACTGCTTAGATGTTGCCAAATTGCCTCTAGAACAATACTCAGGTAAACATCTTATAATTATTGCCGGTGTGGGTGGTGATTTAATGATGCACTTCATCAGTGAAATACGCCGTCAGTATTCAAATCTAACAATCGACTTCTTACTGTGCCCAGTCCATCACCAATTCGCCTTACGGCAAAAACTGATTGAGCTCGATTTCGGACTGATAGATGAAGCACTGCTTGAAGAGAATAGCCGTTTCTACGAAATCATATACGTTTCAACCAATGCGGAAGAAAGAATACCCGTCGCGATAACGGGCAGCCGTATTTGGCATTGCAACAGTGAACAGCAAGCCGCTTCAGCAGACAAATACCTGAGGGCTACATTAAACCATTATCGACGCATCCAAAGTGGTAACTCTGCAGATGTGCAGCACATCATCGATGCTTATTCAGAAGTGAAGTTGGAATACTCTCATGGTCAAGTGGCTGAATAACTCCTAAACAGCCACCATGTTGAGACGAATTAAGTTGATTAATTTAGGGTTTTCTCATAGCAGGCAAGAGTCAACGTTTTGCCATTAAGCACAAACGCATTCTTCTCTTGTCCTACGCGAACAAATTCCGCTTTTTCAAGCACACGCATAGAGGCGGGGTTATTGGTAGCGGCTTTTGCCGTTAGCAATCTAAGATCCAACTCATCACGAGCAATTTCAATCAGTTGTTTCACAGCAAAGCTGGCAACACCTTTACCGCTCCACTTTTGGCAAACCCGATAACCGATTTCGCATTCGTCATCCGTTACATCAATGATATTTGCGCGGGCAATCACCTCGCCGTCTTCAACAACCACGTAGAAGTATCCGGTGCCTTCCTCATGCTGTTCAATCAAACTGTTCGTGATATCGCGAAAGCTAGCAAAACTCTCATAACTTGGTGGCCTTGGAGGCACAAATTGCTCAAACCAGTCACGGTTGTTCTTCTCAAACTCAAAAAGTGATTGGAAATGTTTTTCTTCTAATAACTCTAATTCCATATCTCAGATCCACGTGGAAATTTATTAAATGGTACGAGCCAAAATTTGAATATAACGTCCAGTGCATGGACTCGCAATGCATAAATATCACATCTCGAACAATAAGATGCGGTATTGGGAGGTGACGCCATTCACTCAGTTGACGCTAAAAGATAACAATGTCAGTCGATGCTTTATTTGCTTGGCCTGAGCCGCTAAAATGGCACAAATTTGAGGAACTGGACATATCGATGGCAAAGCTAACTCTCCAAGAACAGATGCTAAAAGCAGGCTTGGTTAATGAGAAAAAATTAAAAAAAGCAAAAAAAGGTTCGAAGAAATCTCGTGTACAGGCGCGTGAAGTTAAAGCGGCGGTTGAAGAGAACAAACGCGCTCAATTAGAACGTGATAAAGAACTGAGTCTGCAACAAAAAGAGCAGCGTCTAAGCAAAGAAATCAGCGCTCAAATTAAGCAGTTAGTAGAAATGAACAAAATTGATATTGCTGATGGCGATATCAAGTACAACTTCACTGACGGAACGCTTGTGAAGTCTCTGTATGTAACATCACTGATCCGCGATCAACTGATCAAAGGTATTGTCGCGATTGCTCGTTATGAAGAGACTTACGCAGTGATTCCAAGTGGCGTGGCAAATAAAATCGCCATGCGTGATGACAACACTGTCATCGAACAAAAAGCACTTGAAGCGGATATTCCAGCAGAAGATGATCCGTACGCAGATTTCGTCGTACCTGATGACTTGATGTGGTAATCACGACAATTGTATTAAGTTCGAAAGCATTAAAAAACGGCGCTACTAGCGCCGTTTCTATTTCAGTTTGAGCAGATATTGGCTAGACGTTTAAGTTGTCTGAACTATTAAACGAATACATAGTTATCTCATTGCGCGGATGCCAACCCAGTTTGTCGTAGAACCCTTTGGCACTATGGTTATCATTCAAAACAAATAAATGGGTTTTCGAAATACCGAGCTCCGCCAATGCGCGAATGGATTGATCAACCAACCTCTGCCCTATTCTCTGCCCACGATAGCGATCATCAACCGCTAGGTGTTGTAAATATCCGCGGCGTCCATCTGTGCCCACAAGCACCGCACCAACAATGGTATCGCCATCAAGAGCGACAAAGCTGAGTGCAGGATTTCGCTCTAAATACGCCGCGATGTTTTGCTCAGAATCGGCGTCTCTGAGTGACAAATTATCGGTTTGTCCCCATAACTCAATTACGGCTTGATAATCAGAAATATCCATTTCTCGTATGGTGATCATCATACATCCTCACAATCAATCCAATACCCGCGCCATATGGTAGGCAGAGACGTATTCACCATTACGAAATGCGTACGCCTTCGATTCACCTTCAACAGCAAACCCAAACTTTTTATATAAGTTAATCGCCCGATCATTGTCACTGTATACCGTCAGCTCAATCCGTTTTAGATTCAGCCAGTTGTCCGCCAGATCAATCACAGTGGCAAGCAACGCGCTACCAACGCCACGGCCTTGAACATCGTCTTTCACTCCCATACCCAGAGAAGCCACATGACGCCTGCGTGGGCTGGTGCAAACTTCAAAACCCAAGTTGCCAACAATTTCTCCATCCACTAACGCAACATAGACAAACACGTTATCTGGCACATCCGTCGTACGCTTTTCCCACAAAGTCAGCGATGGATGAGGGAGTTGGAGTGTACTCGAATAGGCATTTTTACATTCATAAATTTGTTTGATGGCTCTTGCATCTGATGGCTCAGCCCTTCGAATTTCAACGGTCATAAATACTCCAACACTCTCTTTAATTAACAACGTTTGCGTTGCACTTTTCTCTGTTTACATCGCTCTATAATCTGAGTTTTTTCTGCGTCAGAAGACGCACTCCAATGAATGATTTCTTCTATCGTTCGAAAACACCCAACACAAATATCTTGTTCATCCAAACAACATTGACGAATACAAGGTGATGCTGGGGAACTCCCCGCCACTTTGTCTGCTTTCGAATTCATCTTTCTCTTCCTAGCTCTGCCACGTATTTCTCTGAGAGCTAAATGTAAATAGTTCCACGAGAGTAAAGCACACCAAATCCGGACACGAGCACTCGCTCATCAGTCACTTGGCAATAAAGCACTCCACCACGTTTTGATGCCTGATAGGCGACAAGTTCACGCTTTCCGAGTTGCTCAGCCCAGTAAGGAGCAAGCCCTGAGTGAATCGAACCGGTAACAGGGTCTTCATCTCCGCCGTTTGCTGGCCAAAAATATCGTGAAATGAAATCGAACTCGCCTTCCGATTGAGCCGTCACCACGGCATCATAGGGTGCTAATAACTTAAGTTGTTCGCTGTAATATTCGACATTTCGCACATCTTGCTCGCTCGGCAAAACAGCGAAATACGCTTGCCTGTTTCTGAGCACTTTTACTGGCTTAATCGATAAACCCTCCAGCAATGCAGCTGGGATATCTTCAATGATTTGTGGGAGCTGATTCGGAAAGCTCATTTCAATTCGTCCGTCATCCCGTTGGTTAACCTGAAGTTCACCAACTTGTGAGGTAACAAACTCAATCTGTCCTTCACAGCCTAAAAATTGGAAAAGAACATAAGATGCGGCTAGCGTTGCGTGCCCACAGAAATCAATTTCCGTCAGTGGCGAAAACCAACGTATTTGGTATCTATTGGGTGCCAGAGCTTTGATAAATGCCGTCTCTGATAGATTGTTCTCCGCCGCGATATTTTGCATAAGTTCGCTAGAAAGCCATTCAGCTACGGGCACGACTGCGGCTGAATTTCCCTGAAACTTCTTATCAGTGAATGCATCCACCACAAAGACTTTTAATTCCATCTGATTGGCTCCAACGATTTATTAAACACGATACTTAACGCTTTTATCTATAAACTGAACTGCATGATGTGTTGTGGGCCGACAGGTCCCCCCATATACAACTCACCGCTATCCACAAAACCACATTTTAAATAACACGCATAAGCGGCCTTGTTGCGACAATTTACCGTTAACTGCATGACTTCATAATCGGGATAGTGCTTCGTCACATAGCTTGGTAACGCTTTAATGGCTTGGGTCGCAATACCTTTGCCTTGATATTTTTGGTCGACCAACAAAGCTCTTACGCCTATCGCCCTATGCTGTCCAAACTGATATTTCTCAGAGTAATCCAGATCGATCAAAAAGAAGCCGACTGCTTTATCTTCAAAAATAATAAGGTGGGGATGTTCGGTCTCTTTTAACTGTTCAACCACTTTGGGAACATTACTGACCGTAAACTGAGCTTGGTCGCTTAGAACACTCAATAGGCTGGCTTCTTCTTCCCTAATTGGGCTGTATTTTTCAATCGTTACCACAACTATCCCTGACCCTTTTTACTTTTTGTAAGCGAGACAGATGTTCTCTCTTTATAGGGAGAACATCATCGTTTACTGAACGTAATAGTTATGCAACAAAGATTCAACAAGAAAATAAATTAACCTGTTGATTTACCGTCATTCATTAAAAGTCGAAGAGATAGTTTTCTGCCCAGTTGCTTGGACCTGATTTTGTAAAACCAATCATTTGTGCATGACTTCACTACCAGCGTTTAGCCGTTATTGTTCGCCTAAACCTTCGGACCAAACAGCAAACTCATTGCCACTAGGTTCTGTAAAGTGAAAACGGCAACCTCCAGGAAACTCAAAGATAGGACGCACGATCTCTCCCCCATTGAGCAGCACTTTTTCTAATGTCTCCTCGATGTTAGCACTGTAGAAGATCAGTAGTGCACCGCCGTTGGCGCTTAGGCTGCAAGCGTCTGCTTTGTAAAAGCCACCATCAATCCCTTGGTCGGAAAACGCAGCGTAGTCTGGTCCGTAATCAATAAACTCCCAGCCGAAAACCATAGAGAAAAAAGTCTTAGTGGCAACTAAATCTTTCGCGGCATATTCAACGTAATTGATTTTTTCATGTTGTTTCATTGTTTTCCCTTCCTTCAATAAGTGATTGTTATCAAAACATATTCTCAAACAACAGTTGGCAACAACTTGATTCCACACTTTATTTAAGCCTAGCACTCTATTGGATTTCGGGAAGTTTCAGCAAGCGAAACTCTTGAGAAATTACAGTTTAATATCAGTGATATAAATAATTGTTGGGATTGCTTTAGTCAGTTGAAAAAACAAACACGTCGATCATTCGAAGGTAACACAAACAGCAAGTGACAATGTCACGATAGCTATTCACAACAGAGGCGGGTTTCGTACTAGGAGGTTATATAGGAAATGAAAACTGAGAAGAAAGATACATAGAGCTTGCACCCCATGTATCGAATTCAAGTGGCGAATAGTGAATATTCGCCAAAGAGAAGAGCGGCTTACTTGTAGAAAGCTTCTACTTCACCTTTTAGAGTGATTAGCATTGGGTTACCCCAACGATCTTTCGCTTTTGGTGAAGGAATTTTTACCCAACCTTCACTGATGCAGTATTCTTCAACATCAGTACGCTCTTTACCGTTAAGACGAATACCAATATGGTGTTCAAAACACTCAGCAACGAAATGTGGGCTGCGTGGATTGCCTGATAGATGATCTGGTAAAGCTGGTTTAGAGTTGTTTTCGCTCATTTTTATGACCTGATATAAAAAAAGTAGGCCATTTTAAACAAAGCGAGCCACAGGCTCAACAAATAACACCTAGCATAATACTGTGGTTAATAGGATCAGCAATCTTATCTTCACTAACGTGATTGTCGCTCTAGCTGTTAAATTCTAGCTGCCAGTAACCTACTGAGATCTGTTGATCAAATTTAAATCCTATATTGTTAAACTCACCAACTTTCTTAAACCCCATGCGCTCATGCAAAGCCACGCTTGAAGGGTTAGGAAGAGCGATAGAACCAACAGCATTTTTGAAACCCGCACTTTTCAATATCTCCAATAGCTCGCCATAAAGTAAACGACCGATACCTTTGCCTTTCATTTCATGGGCAACGTATATAGAAGGTTCAACGGTATAGCGGTATGCGCTGCGGGCTTTCCACTGGTTAGCGTAAGCATAACCTCTCACCTCACCGTCTTGCTCTAGGACGATCCAAGGCAGCCCCAGACTCAACACGTTTTCAACGCGGTTGGTCATTTCTTCTGTGCTTACAGGCAATTCTTCGAAAGATATGGTGGTGGTAGCAATATAGTGATTATAGATCCGAGCCATTGAATCAATATCTGAACTCGATACTTTACGAATGAGCATACGTCCTCCATGACGTCATCTTGTTGTTGATCTGCGCTTCAACTGATAAACAATATTTGCTCAATTTAAAACAAATCTTACTTATTTGACATAGTATTTTCGGCTGTTGGTTCAACAAAGACCTTAACCTCAACTATGCTTGTGATCTCATAAGTAATGAGGACTGATTTTATGGTGGAAAAACTGAAGGTGCCTTACATCACGGAAACCGTCTTGGTTGATGGTGTATATCA harbors:
- a CDS encoding PhzF family phenazine biosynthesis protein gives rise to the protein MELKVFVVDAFTDKKFQGNSAAVVPVAEWLSSELMQNIAAENNLSETAFIKALAPNRYQIRWFSPLTEIDFCGHATLAASYVLFQFLGCEGQIEFVTSQVGELQVNQRDDGRIEMSFPNQLPQIIEDIPAALLEGLSIKPVKVLRNRQAYFAVLPSEQDVRNVEYYSEQLKLLAPYDAVVTAQSEGEFDFISRYFWPANGGDEDPVTGSIHSGLAPYWAEQLGKRELVAYQASKRGGVLYCQVTDERVLVSGFGVLYSRGTIYI
- a CDS encoding HAD family hydrolase, with product MSSIYLFDWGDTLMVDFVDVPGKMCDWPIVKAVDGALETLEILSRKHEIYVATNAADSREQDIKAAFQRVGLAPFIKGYFCFENIGLNKQDPNFYINIANKLGVPPESITMVGDNEVNDVATAVKAGLNAVWLSHSGAKHSSYRTITSLTELTRI
- a CDS encoding DUF3297 family protein; amino-acid sequence: MSENNSKPALPDHLSGNPRSPHFVAECFEHHIGIRLNGKERTDVEEYCISEGWVKIPSPKAKDRWGNPMLITLKGEVEAFYK
- a CDS encoding SDR family oxidoreductase: MNILITGATSGIGYELTKLLASKGHNIVATGRNTDKLAELQAATQCFTIEADLSCATQTVEMFNKAYHQLGKLDVLINNAGMNSRKCAIEEFTLEEFDHQYAVNLRAPALLSREALTVMKPLKKGFIINVVSTVAKRANETMSVYTAMKQGFAGFSSILMKEAQPHGIKVTTLFPGGTDTNFREVERPQYMSAKSAAYTINQILELPEDVVMHEMVFRPPVELE
- a CDS encoding GNAT family N-acetyltransferase, whose amino-acid sequence is MVTIEKYSPIREEEASLLSVLSDQAQFTVSNVPKVVEQLKETEHPHLIIFEDKAVGFFLIDLDYSEKYQFGQHRAIGVRALLVDQKYQGKGIATQAIKALPSYVTKHYPDYEVMQLTVNCRNKAAYACYLKCGFVDSGELYMGGPVGPQHIMQFSL
- a CDS encoding DUF1289 domain-containing protein, encoding MNSKADKVAGSSPASPCIRQCCLDEQDICVGCFRTIEEIIHWSASSDAEKTQIIERCKQRKVQRKRC
- a CDS encoding GNAT family N-acetyltransferase, with amino-acid sequence MLIRKVSSSDIDSMARIYNHYIATTTISFEELPVSTEEMTNRVENVLSLGLPWIVLEQDGEVRGYAYANQWKARSAYRYTVEPSIYVAHEMKGKGIGRLLYGELLEILKSAGFKNAVGSIALPNPSSVALHERMGFKKVGEFNNIGFKFDQQISVGYWQLEFNS
- a CDS encoding GNAT family N-acetyltransferase, which produces MITIREMDISDYQAVIELWGQTDNLSLRDADSEQNIAAYLERNPALSFVALDGDTIVGAVLVGTDGRRGYLQHLAVDDRYRGQRIGQRLVDQSIRALAELGISKTHLFVLNDNHSAKGFYDKLGWHPRNEITMYSFNSSDNLNV
- a CDS encoding tRNA (adenine(22)-N(1))-methyltransferase — translated: MKLSKRLKQIDQMITASYDHIWDCCCDHGFLGASLLNRQAAANIHFVDIVPSLMAEVESKLQRFYAHSSSKWHTHCLDVAKLPLEQYSGKHLIIIAGVGGDLMMHFISEIRRQYSNLTIDFLLCPVHHQFALRQKLIELDFGLIDEALLEENSRFYEIIYVSTNAEERIPVAITGSRIWHCNSEQQAASADKYLRATLNHYRRIQSGNSADVQHIIDAYSEVKLEYSHGQVAE
- a CDS encoding VOC family protein codes for the protein MKQHEKINYVEYAAKDLVATKTFFSMVFGWEFIDYGPDYAAFSDQGIDGGFYKADACSLSANGGALLIFYSANIEETLEKVLLNGGEIVRPIFEFPGGCRFHFTEPSGNEFAVWSEGLGEQ
- a CDS encoding DUF2058 domain-containing protein, yielding MAKLTLQEQMLKAGLVNEKKLKKAKKGSKKSRVQAREVKAAVEENKRAQLERDKELSLQQKEQRLSKEISAQIKQLVEMNKIDIADGDIKYNFTDGTLVKSLYVTSLIRDQLIKGIVAIARYEETYAVIPSGVANKIAMRDDNTVIEQKALEADIPAEDDPYADFVVPDDLMW
- a CDS encoding GNAT family N-acetyltransferase; this translates as MTVEIRRAEPSDARAIKQIYECKNAYSSTLQLPHPSLTLWEKRTTDVPDNVFVYVALVDGEIVGNLGFEVCTSPRRRHVASLGMGVKDDVQGRGVGSALLATVIDLADNWLNLKRIELTVYSDNDRAINLYKKFGFAVEGESKAYAFRNGEYVSAYHMARVLD
- a CDS encoding GNAT family N-acetyltransferase, translating into MELELLEEKHFQSLFEFEKNNRDWFEQFVPPRPPSYESFASFRDITNSLIEQHEEGTGYFYVVVEDGEVIARANIIDVTDDECEIGYRVCQKWSGKGVASFAVKQLIEIARDELDLRLLTAKAATNNPASMRVLEKAEFVRVGQEKNAFVLNGKTLTLACYEKTLN